In Xiphophorus maculatus strain JP 163 A chromosome 17, X_maculatus-5.0-male, whole genome shotgun sequence, the genomic stretch AATTAGCCCTCATTCTGTGCTGTTAATGTAGAaactcatctaaaagttgcaggagattGGCCCAATTCATTTCGGGATGAACAATTGCTTCTTTCCAAGTTTGAGATCTTggagaaataaatgaatgggggaaaaaaacaaaactgtataTTCGCTCTTTTTCTGTTTAGGTCAGATTTATTTGGTTAGAAGTAGTCATCCTTCATTGGACATTTTATAATTTGCTGCCAGAAAATGTGGCTTTTgtgatttctgtaaattgagTGTTTTAAGTTTGAGCTGGAACGGCTTAATTGCTACCCATGTTTATATTCATCTAATGATGTTTTATGACAGGAACCGGAGTACCCCCCTCATGAGCAGATCGATTTGTACGATGACGTAATATCCCCCTCAGCCAATAACGGAGATGCTCCGGAAGACCGCGACTACCTGGACTCGCTCCCCGCCCCGGGGGGCTCCGAAGGGGGGAAGAGCGCCCCACCCAATGTGGTTTACACCTACACAGGCAAAAGGATTGCCCTGTACATAGGAAACCTGACATGGGTGAGGAGCTATTACAGCTCAGATTTGTGTTGAACCTCCAAATGTTCGATTTGTGTTTTGAATGAGCCCTGGTATGCTGACAATGCTGTCTTTTGTTTCGCAGTGGACAACAGACGAAGACCTGACAGAAGCTATTCGGTCAATAGGCATCTCAGATGTTCTTGAGATCAAGTTCTTTGAAAACCGGGCTAATGGCCAGTCTAAAGGGTGAGCTCGTTGGTGTCTGCTGGTGGATAGATATGTCTTTAGAATCAAAGACAGTCTTGTACTCCAGTCTTTTAAGAAACAATTTTCCAGGCGGTATAAGTGCACGTCCTCCTCTAAATGTTCCAGGTTTGCCCTAGTGTGTGTCGGTTCTGAGGCATCGTCCAGAAAGTTAATGGACCTGTTGTCCAAGAGGGAGCTCCATGGACAGAATCCCATCGTCACACCATGCAATAAACAATCTCTGAGTCAGTTTGAGATGCAGTCACGTAAAAGTAAGTTGGCCATCTGCTCTCTTGGCACATctttcttaactttttttatttgttttaggtTTGTAAAATAATCCTATATTTGTTTATAAAGTCAATTGGGACGAGCAAATAGAAATATGTcggtttgtttttatcttctctgATTGCACAGGTACCCAGTCGGGCCAGATGTCTGGGGAAGGTAAAGCCGGGCCTCCGGGCTCAGGCTCCCGCGGCGGATTCCCGATGGGCAGCCGCAGCAAAGGCAGGTTCCCTGGACCCCCTGGTCCTGGAAATGACCGCTTCCCCGGCCCTGTGGGGCCCGGAGGCCCGCCACCACACTTCCCAGGTTGGTTTGACCACACATTTCGAGGGAAATACTAGAGGTGGTGTTGGGTGTCGAAAACACTTTATTACATGTGTTTTACTATaagtagggttttttttaattaagaaaaaagaagaaactctAAAATTTTGCAGTCAGTCCAAAAGATTCAGCCTGATTAGGTTGTTTTTTATCACAAGGTTCTGCTCAACAAACACACTATTACTCAGACTTGCATGGACTCAAAGCCACTCATGTACAGTTTTAGAGTTTTAATTTGTATTGCCAGAattgtgtttgtgcttttcttaatTTAGATTGTTCTTTGTCTGTCCCACTCTGCCTCCAGTTCAACTTTCCTGGCTGCAGTCTTTCGCTCGCTGATAGATTCCAGTTCCATTTCTTAACTAGCTTGCTTAAAGCTTAACTTGGCATCTTTTAGCTCTTCACAAGTCTTGTGTTGCCTGCATAATGCAAGAAGCAGAAGACATAATTGTAGCGCTTTTTTCTGCTCTCCATGCAATCCTTTACATGCCTCATCTATTGCTTATTAACTGTTGCCCCTCCCCCACTGGGCTGCGTCAGGCCTTCAGTTCGGAGCCAGAAGTTTATGAAGGGAAGAGTGATGGTTGGTTTGCTTTCTTCCCCATTAGGCTCGGGAATGAGACCAGATCTGGTTAGCCACCATGATGGCCCTCTGATGGAAATGAATTTCAATCCCTTCCCGCCGGGGGGCAGGAACGGGAGCTGGCATAGCAGAGGTGAAACACCTCGATTGATCcgaataatttgatcagttatcTTTCTTCTCTGAAGACTTAGAAGCTTGGTGATGGACCTGTGGTACAAATTGTGTCAGGATAATGATCTTATTCAAGGTTCAGTTTACCAACTACACTCCCAACATAccagtgccttacaaaagtgTTTGGATCATTTCAACTTggtcacattttgttacaactacaaacctcagtgtattttaCTGCCATTTTGTCTGAATGATAaacataaatgatttattatgaaGTGCACTGAAATGGATACATGGATAAATGTTTCCAGCCTCGTCacagataaaaaatttaaaactgatggTACAATAGTATGTAGAACCACCAGAGTGTCTCTTTTCACAAGTTTGTTGTGTCTCTTACTTTTCTCCTTGCAAACTTTAATCGACCAAAAATGGGTTTCGTTAATTAAATGACTTCCGAAGGCATTTGGTGctaaatttaaatgtctttattttgaggagaaaagaaaaattgtctTTCCACTTCGCAtaatgcattgaagtttgtggttgtgtcGTAACACATTGAGGAAGTTTACATGCTATTAGTACTTTTGTAAGGCACATGTTATCAAATATAAGAAGCCTTTAAGCAAGGTTTAAGTATTCCAGAAATGGTTCCTCCAATGTCATCAGAAGAACCATTGTccattaaattgtattttcaggaTATTAATTATATGAAGCTTGCTTTCATCTCTGTCATTTGTCTCTGCTTTGCGTTCTCACCCAATCTGCATCTTAACATTTGAAAGATGCTAAGAAAATAAAGCTCTCCtaagatgtttttattagagttttaatgtactttatgctgtttgttgttttcccattttgtgTGCTGATGTAGGAAAGACCTCCAGAAATTTTAACAACATGCTTATTTCTCCAGATGAGAGCTGTTTGGCTGTGCTGTAGCCAGAGGTTaagcagtttgttttaagtacatctcttcttcttctccttgttATTCATTATAGGTGGGATTCAGGGACCTCCTCGCCCTCCTCCGGGCCCTCCTGGCCCCCCAGGGCCTCCAGGTCCTCCACCTCCTGGCCAaggccttcctcctcctctgccagGCCCCCCGAATCGTGGCGACAGGCCTCCCCCACC encodes the following:
- the cpsf6 gene encoding cleavage and polyadenylation specificity factor subunit 6 isoform X1, with translation MADGVDHIDIYADVEEEFSQEPEYPPHEQIDLYDDVISPSANNGDAPEDRDYLDSLPAPGGSEGGKSAPPNVVYTYTGKRIALYIGNLTWWTTDEDLTEAIRSIGISDVLEIKFFENRANGQSKGFALVCVGSEASSRKLMDLLSKRELHGQNPIVTPCNKQSLSQFEMQSRKNCTGTQSGQMSGEGKAGPPGSGSRGGFPMGSRSKGRFPGPPGPGNDRFPGPVGPGGPPPHFPGSGMRPDLVSHHDGPLMEMNFNPFPPGGRNGSWHSRGGIQGPPRPPPGPPGPPGPPGPPPPGQGLPPPLPGPPNRGDRPPPPVLFPAQFGQPPLGPLPPGPPPAGYVPPPGPPPPHQGPPPPGPFPPRPPGPIGPPLALAPPPHLPGPLPGGPPPAPHVNPAFFPPPGGNNMPPNDSRGPPGPNDLYGRPPPYDSRDYGPGRGDMESSRGPLNEAEFEEIMNRNRAISSSAISRAVSDASAADYGSAIETLVTAISLIKQSKVSADDRCKVLISSLQDCLHGIESKSYGSVSRRERSRERDHSRSREKSRRHKSRSRDRHEDYYRERSRERDRHRERDRDRDREREREREYRHR
- the cpsf6 gene encoding cleavage and polyadenylation specificity factor subunit 6 isoform X2 — encoded protein: MADGVDHIDIYADVEEEFSQEPEYPPHEQIDLYDDVISPSANNGDAPEDRDYLDSLPAPGGSEGGKSAPPNVVYTYTGKRIALYIGNLTWWTTDEDLTEAIRSIGISDVLEIKFFENRANGQSKGFALVCVGSEASSRKLMDLLSKRELHGQNPIVTPCNKQSLSQFEMQSRKNCTGTQSGQMSGEGKAGPPGSGSRGGFPMGSRSKGRFPGPPGPGNDRFPGPVGPGGPPPHFPGSGMRPDLVSHHDGPLMEMNFNPFPPGGRNGSWHSRGGIQGPPRPPPGPPGPPGPPGPPPPGQGLPPPLPGPPNRGDRPPPPVLFPAQFGQPPLGPLPPGPPPAGYVPPPGPPPPHQGPPPPGPFPPRPPGPIGPPLALAPPPHLPGPLPGGPPPAPHVNPAFFPPPGGNNMPPNDSRGPPGPNDLYGRPPPYDSRDYGPGRGDMESSRGPLNEAEFEEIMNRNRAISSSAISRAVSDASAADYGSAIETLVTAISLIKQSKVSADDRCKVLISSLQDCLHGIESKSYGSVSRERSRERDHSRSREKSRRHKSRSRDRHEDYYRERSRERDRHRERDRDRDREREREREYRHR
- the cpsf6 gene encoding cleavage and polyadenylation specificity factor subunit 6 isoform X3, with the protein product MADGVDHIDIYADVEEEFSQEPEYPPHEQIDLYDDVISPSANNGDAPEDRDYLDSLPAPGGSEGGKSAPPNVVYTYTGKRIALYIGNLTWWTTDEDLTEAIRSIGISDVLEIKFFENRANGQSKGFALVCVGSEASSRKLMDLLSKRELHGQNPIVTPCNKQSLSQFEMQSRKSTQSGQMSGEGKAGPPGSGSRGGFPMGSRSKGRFPGPPGPGNDRFPGPVGPGGPPPHFPGSGMRPDLVSHHDGPLMEMNFNPFPPGGRNGSWHSRGGIQGPPRPPPGPPGPPGPPGPPPPGQGLPPPLPGPPNRGDRPPPPVLFPAQFGQPPLGPLPPGPPPAGYVPPPGPPPPHQGPPPPGPFPPRPPGPIGPPLALAPPPHLPGPLPGGPPPAPHVNPAFFPPPGGNNMPPNDSRGPPGPNDLYGRPPPYDSRDYGPGRGDMESSRGPLNEAEFEEIMNRNRAISSSAISRAVSDASAADYGSAIETLVTAISLIKQSKVSADDRCKVLISSLQDCLHGIESKSYGSVSRRERSRERDHSRSREKSRRHKSRSRDRHEDYYRERSRERDRHRERDRDRDREREREREYRHR